TCAGCAACCAACTTTTTCTTCATCGAAGCCCTTGGCCCTAAACCCCATTTCCTAGGATAAGTATCCCTATCCATCACAACTCTCTTAATCTTCGCAACCACACCATGATCACAAGTAGCCATAACAGCAGTAGTCATTTCCGCAATCCCCAACGCGATAGCCTCCCCTTTAGTAGTCATCAGCACAACCTCCTCTCCAACCTCAACATCATTCTCAAACCTCAAAAGCCCGGGAATCATCAACTTGGCACCGTAACAAATAGCATTAACCGCGGAATCCTTAACGACCAACCTCTTATAACTAGTCAAAACAACCTCCAATGGCATAATCACCCTCCTCAAATAAGTCTCATCCCTATAGTTATCATACATCCATTGTGCATCCATCACATCATGCATAGTAACCATATTATTCTTCTCACCCAAAATCCCAGACCTAACCCTCCTCAACTCCTGCATATGTCCACCGACACCCAACAACAAACCAAGATGAACGCATAGCGTCCTAACATAAGTCCCCGCCTCACACGATATCCAAAAAACAACCAAATGCCTATCAGCATCATACTCAAGCAACTTACTCTCATAAATTGTCCTAATCCTAAGTTGTCTTTTGACAGCAGAAATCAAAGGTGGTCTTTGAAAAACAGCACCAGTAAGTGCTTCAAGTGCTCTAGCAACCTTAGCAACATCAGGTACATCAGAATGCAACCTAGCAACACAAACATATTCTTTACCAGCACCCTGTTGGGATTTAACCAAACGGGTAGCTCTATCAATACAAACAATCAAATTACCAGTAACTTTAGGATCCAAAGTACCACTATGACCCGTTTTTTCAACCCGAAGTATCCTTTTAATCCAAGCAACAACTTCATGTGATGATGGGTTAGCAGGTTTATCAAGATTAAGAATACCATACCTTATATATTCAGCAAGTGGACGTTTCAATGGCGAAAAACCAGATGGGAGTGGAGTGTAATGACCTGTACGGACATTAAGACGATCATAGTTTTTCAAGAGAATAGGCCATTGTGAAGTGTCAATGGTGGGTGTGTAGCTTTGGGGTTTAATGAGATAATCATCAGTATTATCTTGATTTGGTTCTTTCTTGGTTGGGGTGGAAAGTGTTGTTTGGGTTTCCAGGTCGTCATTTTTGGTTGATTtggatttctttttcttcttctctgaGCGAGAGAGCTCAACGTCAGTCATGGCTGCTTTGGGGAGGGAGGGGGGAAGTGAATAGGGTTTAAGGTTGCTCTGTCTAGGGTTTTAACAGAAATGAGAATACTATTTATATAGATAGGGTGGTGTGATGGAAGAGAAGCTACAAGAATATAGTAACAGGGTTTAGGGTTTTGGGATATTTGGTTTGGTGGTGAAATGTGAGTAGTGTAGAGGAATTAATTGGGCCTATTTGGATTTAGCTAATGGGCCACATGTGGTTGATATTATGGGCCTGAAACACAATTGGTTCAATTTCACAATCTGCAAAGCCTCTTTAATTTGTTTTATGAAATTTTTGCGTGGTGTAGCTAACATATAAGAAGAGGTATTGACGTTTAATAACGACACCTTAATTATATTACAAATCGTAGCTATAAGGTTTATGTATATTGgctgactatatatatatatatatctatatatgaatTTGGTTTGCTGTATTTTTTGGCAAACTAGAGCTACGAATTGTAATTACAAAAACAGTAGCTACAGTTGGTTAGAAGTCTAGAAACTATAATTGTTCAGATAAGTTACCCTTGTTTGATATCCCTTAAAACCAAATTGCAGCTCCCGATTCTATAATCTATGGTGTAGGAATGTGGATTCTATCAAATACTCATGTTGTcataatttatgtggcacttttcatTTCTCATAGATGCAAACAATGCGAAACCAATATTGACATGGAAAGAATCgcaacttatagtacttatcatattatttttgaatatctaaattttaattttagaatATTGAGTGATCTAAAGTAATTTGACTTCAAAAATTAGTCAacttaac
Above is a genomic segment from Lycium barbarum isolate Lr01 chromosome 12, ASM1917538v2, whole genome shotgun sequence containing:
- the LOC132621107 gene encoding H/ACA ribonucleoprotein complex subunit 4 — protein: MTDVELSRSEKKKKKSKSTKNDDLETQTTLSTPTKKEPNQDNTDDYLIKPQSYTPTIDTSQWPILLKNYDRLNVRTGHYTPLPSGFSPLKRPLAEYIRYGILNLDKPANPSSHEVVAWIKRILRVEKTGHSGTLDPKVTGNLIVCIDRATRLVKSQQGAGKEYVCVARLHSDVPDVAKVARALEALTGAVFQRPPLISAVKRQLRIRTIYESKLLEYDADRHLVVFWISCEAGTYVRTLCVHLGLLLGVGGHMQELRRVRSGILGEKNNMVTMHDVMDAQWMYDNYRDETYLRRVIMPLEVVLTSYKRLVVKDSAVNAICYGAKLMIPGLLRFENDVEVGEEVVLMTTKGEAIALGIAEMTTAVMATCDHGVVAKIKRVVMDRDTYPRKWGLGPRASMKKKLVAEGKLDKHGKPNEKTPSEWMRNVVLPTGGDAMVAGHAAASAKPESDAVAADGEVEKKKKKKHKEDEEEEGNKRKLDDMDVSPVPSALKKPKVEIVEEALGTEEKKEKKKKKKKEADEAATPDVESVKKEKKKDKESTDAALSDEDKSEKKKKKKKKDKESENGDVAVGSGDEGSKSSKKKEKKKKKNKDAQED